In one Diceros bicornis minor isolate mBicDic1 chromosome 2, mDicBic1.mat.cur, whole genome shotgun sequence genomic region, the following are encoded:
- the LOC131421164 gene encoding serine/threonine-protein kinase MARK2-like, whose amino-acid sequence MLPGHEATSSEKRTSINHYKFIKTIGEGSFAKVKLALHIPTGTEVAVKVLHKNQQSSSSIKTLAREVHSLKALQHPNIVRLFEVIDTKDRLCLVMEHVTGGDMYDFLRIHGPMTEEEARGKFQQLVSALHHCHQRGIVHRDLKPENILLDDDLNIKLTDFGLSTMFLGRKLTSCCGTLSYVAPEILRGLEYDGPAVDVWSLGVVLYVMVTGCLPFPGEDIGTVKRRVLTRRVHLPLFLSDECRNLLRKLLTVEPSERATLKDILNDPWVNVGHEKLRPHRELPCDNMDPSVTEVMVRDLGFEWGKIRPSLRARKYDHLMATYLILKSKQQEEEGPPTVIPSVGPQSFPTGEGQLLSASPLRRSHSEPLLPTWFHKEDQRPEEKQESGLKAKEPASALPSLESRTASPSPTPSRSPGACPRTHSTSNGTGAPEDTHCPQGVSYNRNSPDAGQPDGETPASPSGPSQGWRGAAGRFINFISRFCFCLPSKKKHVKLNQVKPL is encoded by the coding sequence ATGCTTCCGGGCCATGAGGCCACCTCTTCTGAGAAGAGGACCAGTATTAACCATTACAAGTTCATTAAGACCATAGGCGAGGGCAGCTTTGCCAAGGTAAAGTTAGCCCTCCACATCCCGACCGGGACAGAGGTGGCCGTTAAAGTCCTTCATAAGAACCAACAGAGCTCCTCCAGCATCAAGACACTTGCCCGGGAAGTCCACAGCCTGAAGGCGCTGCAGCACCCGAATATCGTCAGATTGTTTGAGGTGATTGACACCAAAGACAGGTTATGCCTTGTGATGGAGCATGTTACGGGAGGAGACATGTATGATTTCTTAAGAATCCATGGCCCCATGACGGAAGAAGAGGCCCGAGGGAAATTTCAACAACTAGTTTCCGCTCTCCACCACTGCCACCAGAGAGGCATTGTCCACCGGGACCTGAAGCCGGAGAACATTCTTCTCGACGACGACCTGAACATAAAGCTGACAGACTTCGGTCTGAGCACTATGTTCCTGGGCCGGAAGCTGACTAGCTGCTGCGGCACCCTCTCTTATGTGGCCCCGGAGATCTTGCGGGGCCTAGAATACGACGGCCCCGCGGTCGATGTCTGGAGCCTGGGTGTCGTCCTGTACGTCATGGTCACTGGATGCCTGCCTTTCCCGGGGGAGGACATAGGGACCGTGAAGCGGCGGGTCCTGACGAGGCGagtccatcttcctttatttttatcaGATGAATGTAGAAATCTCCTGAGAAAACTGTTGACCGTCGAACCCAGCGAGAGAGCAACTCTAAAAGACATCCTGAACGACCCGTGGGTGAATGTGGGCCACGAGAAACTCAGGCCTCACAGGGAGCTGCCCTGTGACAACATGGACCCCTCGGTGACAGAGGTAATGGTGAGGGACCTGGGCTTTGAGTGGGGCAAGATCCGGCCTTCATTAAGGGCAAGAAAATACGACCACCTGATGGCCACGTACCTCATCTTGAAATCCAAGCAACAGGAGGAGGAGGGCCCCCCGACTGTAATCCCTTCCGTTGGCCCCCAATCTTTCCCAACCGGCGAGGGGCAGCTGCTCTCTGCATCTCCACTGAGACGAAGTCACAGCGAACCTCTTCTTCCGACCTGGTTCCACAAAGAAGATCAGCGGCCCGAGGAGAAGCAGGAGTCAGGGCTGAAGGCCAAAGAGCCCGCCAGTGCCCTCCCCAGCCTGGAGTCGAGgaccgccagccccagcccaaccCCTTCgaggagccctggggcctgcccccgCACCCACAGCACCAGCAACGGGACTGGAGCCCCAGAGGACACCCACTGCCCCCAGGGTGTATCCTACAACAGAAACTCCCCCGATGCCGGGCAGCCTGATGGGGAGACCCCAGCCTCTCCCTCGGGCCCCAGCCAGGGCTGGCGGGGCGCCGCTGGGAGATTCATAAACTTTATAAGTCGCTTCTGTTTTTGTCTGCCCAGCAAGAAGAAGCACGTCAAACTCAACCAAGTGAAGCCGCTTTAA